In Puntigrus tetrazona isolate hp1 unplaced genomic scaffold, ASM1883169v1 S000001111, whole genome shotgun sequence, a single genomic region encodes these proteins:
- the znf462 gene encoding zinc finger protein 462 isoform X2 has translation MEVLQCDGCDFRAESNDELKAHIQDVHTAFLQPAEVGEGDGSPRRSRSNSINSLSQTEDEEDLSNHNYESLKKDAGIKSFKDLGHFSGSKKAKHNQSAKPSNKTSTPFFQCRFCVRYFRSSSLLGEHTRKVHGEASDERSHKTSKQASCSATTHDGVGTVFSCQYCTYKSPHRARILKHQKMHHKEVLPAHSAPPVGAEVLDLDSDASSVEEQCEESAEDVERNVLESMIKPQTRGGFNCEWCGFQTSKRQQLAEHMMKKHRNMVKIMVSLQQPKIQDGSAGSSKSDSASSRRSTPTSNLNLNDLVSNEGSSANVSSVKGSSGNASLKATSGISSFQYSQLTAKIPNSTGSSILSERSTFTMSDMSRSGVDLDASMLNDSRSSSDNELCDLDDPNYTESAEDSAKLLLSEEDNDLLETKGVPFKRHLNRFQCPFCSFLTMHRRSISRHIENIHLSGKATVYKCDECPFLCTNPLKLDAHKQCHGGSSEWDTMDLTSESVDGPAERSEPVNGGNGSSKINGKKSNAVEEQQGPHRCSLCNFSTVTLKGLRVHQQHKHSYCDGTQVTGQEGSSNEQQDSESESYSSSSFVQKTQTSILGFSTKKHLIGKTARKSINDLPLDLSPVKKRTRIDEIANNLQSKISQSQQHEDVINLEEMDEDVEENGNHIDLETSKESSDARSQHYTFNTQHLHVRNSGSVQTERGVGKRKRNLQSKLSSRNIPVQVTISDDEDNYSASLESKDAQDQSSQDSRETYQDNTEYNTEEPGNLFYCKHCEYQNKSARSVSTHYQRMHPYIKFSFRYILDPEDQSAVFRCLECFIEYNNFNDLHQHYMTHHPEASNVLNFNQPDLVYMCGFCSYTSPNVRSLMPHYQRMHPSVKINNAMIFSSYMVDQPHKGAAESQTLREILNSGPKSFSSTSSGSRSSSSPALKSICKTPEANTEAESFREGLGGNVVVYDCDVCSFSSPNMHSVLVHYQKKHPEQKASYFRIQKTMRVISVDRAQLSNNSNYSLTSTPKSSNVILPVALDEDVYYCKHCVYNNRSVVGVLVHYQKRHPEIKVTAKYIKQAPPTPGLLKLMDELQIAPPKQFLKQFNNNGIEGSGNSSSKGASDKGEPEMLFFCQHCDYGNRTVKGVLIHYQKKHREVKANADLVRRHTAVVRSQRERAQMVQAGSSTSTATAATEAEKSRSLRSLKCRHCAYTSPYVYALKKHLKKDHPTVKATAMTILHWAYQDGVLEAGYHCEWCIYSHAEPSGLLMHYQRRHPEHNVDYTYMASKLWAGPDTSTSRQAGNSETKHYQCRDCAFEACSIWDITNHYQAVHPWAIKGDESVLLDIIKGNQAPDKLFPQLPKGHASMSSPFNSSNQQEEASVEASRPTHERQSNLSLSATSSISNNPYQCTVCLSEYNSLHGLLTHYGKKHPGMKVKAADFAQEADINPSSVYKCRHCPYVNSRIHGVLTHYQKRHPSIKVTAEDFADDVEQVNELVNEADERSKTQRQGYGAYRCKMCPYTHGTLEKLKIHYEKYHNQSAADMFKATAMQSPTRRDDLVAECSSSSVTEVSEVCDFDLTLPEVAKSDKHAVFKCQLCKYFCSTRKGIARHYRIKHNNVRAQPEGKNNVFKCALCSYTNPIRKGLAAHYQKRHDIDAYYTHCLAASKTVAEKPNKVMVPLASEAETPAMSEELRLAVDRRKCSLCSFQAFSRKSIVSHYIKRHPGVFPKKQPSSKLGRYFTVIYSKEAEKPPSMEEVEVVEVKDEVEPEGDVDWLPFKCLKCFKLSFSAAELLVMHYNDCHDKELKRDFVTIPSPAEDGTALYQCTHCEIKFLTLPELSVHLINHNEDFQKRAMRLERRKQLQSKQRTTEPPEPKPENKVEGTADKTPIGYRCNFCVEVHPTLRAICNHLRKHVQYGEAKEGHVKEAAEMPVPGPEDGITNGDVEDVVSMDADQLELGASPADIAMETEEPVPVETEPMVGALESEKQRVVPGHPCSMCNRMFMSMQGLRSHERSHTAVALVNKNDKYSCQYCQFASPFRHNLDRHVQSHHGHQKPFRCKFCPFKSSYLSRLKSHLHKAHAGEHTYKCMSCPFSTMTISQLKEHSLQEHGETLTLPKLRAGAGLRSTRPSAELLQQNAGPQCTESAGYLEPADVQQQLSHFQLASRVQADVCSSPSDPPLEGPVPPARPDSILTCEFCEFSSGYMQSLRRHYRDRHGGKKLFKCKDCSFFTCNKSTFTLHVEGGHSSGPEETPKDLRCPFCLYHTKHKSSMIDHIVLHREERVVPLEVSRSKLSRHLEGVVFRCHKCTFTCSSEQNLQQHIQKHEELKPYQCQLCYYDSKLLHEMEIHLRQEHKVIRNFELVGRVNLDQLELMKDKMKDVSSSEEEEERGEDEAVEEADEEEEEEEEELVEEEELLENAQKETSIQTEVTGAVESPGGSGVKRYPCEFCGRTFTLSSEWERHVLRHGMTVNGSKKDGSPVPSSALPLIGPAAVIDRGLDLSSNTVDQSDQSKCPIQTEEDEKTLETKNDP, from the exons ATGGAAGTGCTGCAGTGCGATGGCTGTGATTTCCGTGCAGAGTCAAACGATGAGCTCAAAGCGCACATACAAGATGTCCACACGGCCTTCTTGCAGCCTGCAGAAGTGGGAGAAGGTGACGGGTCACCCAGACGATCCAGGTCAAACTCGATAAACTCCCTCAGCCAAACAGAGGATGAGGAAGACTTGAGCAATCACAATTACGAATCGTTAAAAAAGGACGCAG GTATTAAATCCTTTAAGGACCTTGGCCACTTCTCTGGTTCAAAGAAAGCGAAACACAACCAATCGGCAAAACCTTCGAACAAAACGTCAACTCCATTTTTCCAGTGTAGGTTCTGTGTTCGGTActtcagatccagctctcttcTCGGTGAACACACAAGGAAGGTCCATGGAGAAGCAAGCGATGAGAGATCCCACAAAACTTCCAAGCAGGCCAGCTGCAGTGCTACGACACATGATGGAGTAGGAACGGTCTTTTCCTGCCAGTATTGCACTTATAAATCCCCACACAGAGCACGGATTCTGAAACACCAGAAAATGCATCACAAAGAAGTTTTACCAGCCCACTCGGCTCCTCCTGTTGGAGCTGAGGTTTTGGATTTGGACTCTGACGCCTCATCTGTTGAAGAACAATGTGAAGAGTCGGCAGAGGATGTAGAACGTAATGTGCTGGAATCTATGATCAAACCCCAGACAAGAGGAGGCTTTAACTGTGAGTGGTGTGGGTTTCAGACTTCAAAAAGGCAGCAGTTAGCCGAACACATGATGAAGAAACACCGTAACATGGTGAAGATCATGGTATCCTTGCAACAGCCCAAAATTCAGGATGGAAGTGCGGGATCCAGTAAGTCTGATTCTGCTTCATCCAGGAGAAGCACTCCAACCTCAAATTTGAACCTGAACGATCTAGTGAGCAATGAAGGGTCCTCTGCGAATGTCTCGTCAGTCAAAGGATCCTCTGGCAATGCATCACTCAAAGCCACTTCAGGGATATCAAGTTTTCAGTACTCACAGCTCACAGCAAAAATACCCAACAGCACTGGATCTTCCATACTCTCCGAGAGATCGACTTTCACGATGTCAGATATGTCTAGGTCTGGTGTGGATCTAGATGCCAGCATGCTGAATGATTCGAGAAGCAGTTCAGATAATGAACTCTGTGACTTGGATGATCCCAATTACACAGAGTCAGCTGAGGATTCTGCTAAGCTGCTTCTGTCAGAAGAGGATAATGACCTGCTGGAAACTAAAGGAGTTCCATTCAAAAGACACTTGAACAGGTTCCAGTGCCCTTTCTGCTCCTTCTTGACCATGCACCGACGTAGTATTTCTCGTCACATAGAGAACATACACTTATCTGGCAAAGCTACAGTGTATAAATGTGACGAGTGCCCCTTTCTTTGCACCAACCCACTAAAACTTGACGCGCACAAACAATGTCACGGTGGGTCTTCCGAATGGGACACTATGGACTTAACCAGCGAAAGTGTAGATGGTCCGGCTGAACGCTCAGAGCCAGTGAACGGAGGAAACGGCAGCTCCAAAATCAATGGCAAAAAATCCAATGCAGTCGAGGAACAGCAAGGTCCTCATCGGTGCTCACTGTGTAATTTCTCCACCGTCACACTGAAAGGTCTACGTGTCCACCAGCAACACAAACACTCATACTGTGATGGAACACAAGTCACGGGTCAAGAGGGCTCGTCCAATGAGCAGCAAGATTCTGAATCTGAATCCTACAGCTCCTCGAGCTTCGTTCAGAAGACTCAGACCTCAATCCTTGGATTTTCAACCAAGAAGCATCTTATCGGGAAGACAGCAAGAAAGTCCATCAACGATTTGCCTTTGGATCTCTCTCCTGTCAAAAAACGGACAAGGATTGATGAAATTGCAAACAATCTCCAGAGCAAGATTAGTCAAAGCCAACAGCATGAAGATGTGATTAATCTTGAGGAGATGGATGAAGATGTGGAGGAGAATGGGAATCACATCGATTTAGAAACAAGCAAAGAGTCCTCTGATGCTCGAAGTCAGCACTACACCTTCAACACTCAGCACCTTCATGTTAGAAATTCTGGAAGTGTTCAGACAGAACGTGGTGTCGGGAAAAGAAAACGTAATCTGCAGTCCAAACTAAGCTCGAGAAACATTCCTGTTCAAGTAACCATTTCTGATGATGAAGACAATTACAGTGCCTCTTTGGAATCTAAAGATGCCCAAGATCAAAGCAGTCAAGATAGCAGAGAGACATATCAAGACAACACTGAATACAATACCGAAGAACCCGGGAACCTGTTTTACTGCAAACATTGTGAGTATCAAAACAAGTCTGCTCGCAGTGTCAGCACACACTACCAGAGGATGCACCCTTATATCAAGTTTAGCTTTAGATACATCCTGGACCCAGAGGATCAGAGCGCAGTCTTCCGTTGTCTCGAGTGCTTCATTGAATATAACAACTTTAATGATCTGCACCAGCACTATATGACGCACCATCCAGAAGCAAGTAACGTCTTGAACTTTAACCAGCCTGATCTGGTGTACATGTGCGGTTTCTGTTCTTACACAAGTCCAAATGTGCGGAGCCTGATGCCCCATTATCAAAGAATGCACCCTTCAGTGAAGATCAACAATGCCATGATCTTCTCGAGCTACATGGTCGATCAGCCTCATAAGGGTGCTGCTGAGTCCCAAACACTGAGGGAAATTTTGAATTCTGGACCTAAGAGTTTCAGCTCCACCTCATCCGGGTCCAGATCATCATCCAGTCCTGCTCTCAAAAGTATCTGCAAAACGCCAGAAGCGAACACTGAGGCTGAATCTTTTCGAGAAGGTCTGGGTGGTAATGTTGTGGTTTACGACTGTGATGTCTGTTCTTTCTCAAGTCCCAACATGCACTCTGTACTGGTCCACTATCAGAAAAAGCACCCAGAGCAAAAGGCCTCATACTTCCGCATACAAAAGACCATGCGGGTCATATCAGTCGACCGAGCAcagctgtcaaacaattcaaACTACAGCCTGACGAGCACCCCAAAGTCTTCAAACGTAATTTTGCCTGTGGCTCTGGATGAAGATGTTTACTATTGCAAACACTGTGTCTACAATAACCGTTCTGTAGTTGGCGTTCTGGTCCACTATCAAAAGCGACATCCGGAGATTAAGGTGACGGCAAAGTACATAAAGCAAGCACCCCCAACTCCAGGGCTGCTGAAACTCATGGATGAGTTACAGATTGCACCTCCTAAACAGTTTCTGAAGCAATTCAATAACAATGGGATTGAAGGGTCAGGTAATTCCAGCAGTAAAGGAGCATCCGACAAAGGGGAACctgaaatgctgttcttctgccAGCACTGCGACTATGGGAACCGCACTGTGAAAGGGGTTTTGATTCACTACCAAAAGAAGCACAGGGAGGTGAAAGCCAACGCCGACCTCGTCCGTAGACACACGGCTGTGGTCCGGAGTCAGAGAGAACGAGCTCAGATGGTCCAAGCTGGGAGTTCCACATCCACTGCAACTGCAGCTACTGAAGCAGAAAAATCCAGATCGTTGCGATCTTTGAAGTGTAGACACTGTGCGTACACTTCTCCTTATGTGTATGCCTTGAAGAAGCATTTGAAGAAGGATCATCCTACTGTGAAGGCCACGGCCATGACGATCTTACACTGGGCTTATCAGGACGGCGTGTTGGAGGCTGGTTATCACTGTGAGTGGTGCATATATTCGCACGCTGAACCAAGCGGGCTGCTCATGCATTACCAAAGACGCCATCCTGAGCACAATGTTGACTATACCTACATGGCCAGCAAACTGTGGGCTGGTCCTGATACTTCCACTAGCAGGCAAGCTGGAAACTCTGAAACGAAGCATTACCAATGTAGAGATTGTGCCTTTGAGGCATGCTCCATCTGGGACATTACTAACCATTACCAAGCAGTGCACCCTTGGGCCATTAAAGGTGACGAGTCAGTCCTGCTCGACATTATCAAGGGAAACCAAGCACCTGATAAGTTGTTCCCACAACTACCTAAAGGACATGCTTCCATGTCCAGTCCGTTCAACAGCAGCAACCAGCAAGAAGAGGCCTCGGTTGAAGCCAGCCGCCCAACACATGAGCGACAGTctaatctctctctgtctgccacATCGTCCATCTCAAACAATCCTTACCAGTGCACCGTGTGCTTGTCTGAGTACAACAGTCTTCATGGGCTCCTGACCCACTATGGCAAGAAACACCCAGGCATGAAAGTCAAAGCTGCTGACTTTGCTCAGGAAGCAGATATCAACCCTAGCTCCGTTTACAAGTGCAGACACTGTCCCTATGTGAACTCGCGCATCCACGGAGTTCTCACACACTACCAGAAGCGACATCCTTCCATCAAAGTCACGGCTGAAGACTTTGCAGATGATGTCGAGCAGGTAAACGAGTTGGTTAACGAGGCAGATGAGCGTTCTAAGACCCAAAGGCAGGGCTACGGTGCTTACCGCTGCAAGATGTGCCCTTACACACATGGCACTTTAGAGAAACTCAAGATACACTATGAGAAATATCATAACCAGTCTGCCGCAGACATGTTCAAAGCAACTGCAATGCAGTCACCGACCAGAAGAGACGATTTGGTTGCTGAATGTAGCAGTAGTAGTGTGACCGAAGTCTCTGAGGTCTGTGACTTTGACCTCACACTTCCCGAAGTCGCAAAGAGCGACAAGCACGCCGTGTTTAAATGTCAGCTGTGCAAGTACTTCTGCTCAACTCGGAAAGGCATTGCTCGTCACTACCGTATCAAGCATAACAATGTCAGAGCGCAGCCCGAAGGGAAAAATAATGTCTTTAAGTGTGCTCTCTGCTCCTACACCAACCCTATCCGCAAAGGCCTTGCAGCACACTACCAGAAACGGCATGATATTGATGCCTACTACACACATTGCTTGGCAGCATCCAAAACTGTGGCGGAGAAACCGAACAAGGTGATGGTGCCCTTGGCATCTGAGGCAGAGACTCCAGCGATGAGTGAAGAGCTAAGGCTCGCGGTGGACCGAAGGAAATGCTCGCTTTGCTCCTTTCAGGCTTTCAGCAGGAAGAGTATAGTTTCTCATTACATAAAGCGCCACCCTGGAGTCTTTCCCAAGAAGCAGCCCTCCAGCAAACTAGGCCGTTACTTCACTGTAATCTATTCCAAGGAGGCAGAGAAACCTCCGTCCATGGAGGAGGTGGAAGTCGTTGAAGTGAAGGATGAGGTGGAACCTGAAGGTGACGTAGACTGGCTCCCCTTTAAATGCCTGAAATGCTTCAAGCTATCGTTCAGCGCGGCGGAGCTGCTGGTGATGCATTACAACGACTGCCACGACAAGGAGCTCAAGCGGGATTTCGTCACCATTCCGAGCCCTGCGGAGGACGGCACGGCGCTCTACCAGTGCACCCATTGTGAAATCAAGTTCTTGACTCTTCCAGAACTCAGCGTTCATCTGATAAACCACAATGAGGATTTCCAGAAAAGAGCCATGAGGCTGGAACGAAGAAAACAGCTTCAAAGCAAGCAGAGGACGACAGAGCCACCAGAACCCAAACCAGAGAATAAG GTGGAAGGCACCGCTGATAAGACTCCCATCGGATACAGGTGTAACTTCTGTGTGGAGGTCCACCCCACCCTCCGGGCCATCTGCAACCACCTGAGAAAACATGTGCAGTACGGGGAGGCCAAGGAGGGACACGTGAAG GAAGCAGCGGAGATGCCCGTTCCTGGTCCCGAGGATGGAATCACCAACGGCGATGTGGAGGATGTGGTTTCCATGGATGCTGACCAGTTGGAGCTTGGTGCATCACCGGCTGACATCGCCATGGAGACGGAGGAGCCAGTGCCCGTGGAAACGGAGCCGATGGTTGGAGCGCTGGAGTCGGAAAAGCAGCGAGTGGTTCCCGGGCATCCGTGCAGCATGTGTAACCGCATGTTCATGTCCATGCAGGGCCTGCGCTCTCACGAGAGGAGCCACACGGCCGTGGCCCTCGTCAACAAAAACGACAAATACAGCTGCCAGTACTGTCAGTTCGCCTCGCCCTTCAGACACAA TCTGGACCGTCACGTCCAGTCACATCACGGACATCAGAAGCCCTTCCGCTGTAAGTTCTGTCCCTTTAAATCCTCCTACCTGAGCCGCCTCAAGAGCCACCTGCACAAAGCTCACGCAG gtgaaCACACGTATAAGTGCATGTCGTGTCCGTTCTCCACCATGACCATCAGTCAGCTGAAGGAGCACTCTCTTCAAGAGCACGGAGAGACGCTCACGCTGCCCAAACTCCGAGCCGGAGCCGGCCTGCGCTCCACTCGACCCAGCGCTGAGCTCCTCCAGCAGAACGCCGGCCCACAATGCACCG AGTCTGCGGGGTATCTGGAGCCAGCAGATGTTCAGCAGCAGTTGAGTCACTTCCAGCTGGCGTCTCGAGTCCAGGCCGACGTCTGCTCCAGTCCGTCCGATCCGCCGCTCGAGGGCCCCGTTCCTCCGGCCCGGCCCGACTCCATCCTCACCTGTGAGTTCTGCGAGTTCAGCTCCGGATACATGCAGAGTCTGCGCAGACATTACCGCGACCGGCACGGAGGAAAGAAGCTCTTCAAATGCAAGGACTGCTCCTTCTTCACCTGCAACAA GTCCACGTTCACGCTGCATGTGGAGGGCGGTCACTCCAGCGGTCCCGAAGAGACGCCCAAAGACCTGCGCTGCCCCTTCTGTCTGTACCACACCAAACACAAGAGCAGCATGATTGACCACATCGTCCTGCATAGAG AGGAGCGTGTGGTCCCGCTGGAGGTGTCTCGCTCCAAGCTGTCTCGTCATCTGGAGGGTGTGGTGTTCCGCTGTCATAAATGCACCTTCACCTGCTCCAGCGAGCAGAACCTCCAGCAGCACATCCAGAAGCACGAGGAGCTGAAGCCCTACCAGTGTCAGCTCTGCTACTACGACAGCAAGCTCCTGCACGAGATGGAGATCCACCTGCGCCAGGAGCACAAG GTGATCCGTAACTTTGAGCTGGTGGGTCGGGTGAACCTGGACCAGCTGGAGCTGATGAAGGACAAGATGAAGGACGTGAGCAGcagcgaggaggaggaggagagaggagaagacGAGGCCGTAGAGGAGGCagatgaagaggaggaagaggaggaggaagagctgGTGGAGGAGGAAGAGCTTCTGGAGAACGCACAGAAGGAGACGAGCATCCAGACGGAGGTGACAG GTGCTGTGGAGTCTCCCGGCGGCAGCGGCGTCAAGCGCTATCCGTGCGAGTTCTGCGGCCGGACCTTCACGCTCAGCTCCGAATGGGAGAGACACGTCCTTCGACACGGCAT GACTGTTAACGGCAGCAAGAAAGATGGCAGTCCCGTGCCCTCTTCAGCGCTGCCTCTGATTGGTCCGGCGGCTGTGATTGACAGAGGGCTGGACCTATCCAGTAACACTGTGGATCAGTCTGACCAATCCAAGTGTCCGATTCAGACCGAGGAAGACGAAAAGACGCTGGAGACCAAAAACGACCCTTAG